One window from the genome of Phocoena phocoena chromosome 15, mPhoPho1.1, whole genome shotgun sequence encodes:
- the CCNF gene encoding cyclin-F, with product MGSGGVIHCRCAKCFCYPTKRRIRRRPRNLTILSLPEDVLFHILKWLSVGDILAVRAVHSHLKYLVDNHASVWACASFQELWPSPKNLKLFERAAEKGNFEAAVKLGIAYLYNEGLSVSDEARAEVNGLKASRFFSLTERLNVGAAPFIWLFIRPPWSVSGSCCKAVVHESLRMECQLQKTHRASILHCLGRVLSLFEDEEKQKQARDLFEESANQGCLTSSYLLWESDRKMDMSDPGRCLHSFRKLRDFAAKGCWEAQLSLAKACAHGNQLGLEAKASNEIVCQLFQASHAVSKQRVFSVQKGLNDTMRYILIDWLVEVATMKDFSSLCLHLTVECVDRYLRRRLVPRYRLQLLGIACMVMCTRFISKEILTIREAVWLTDNTYKYEDLVRMMGEIISALEGKIRVPTVVDYKDVLLTLVPMAPRTQHLCSFLCELSLLHTSLAAYAPAHLAAAALLLARLTHGQTQPWTTRLWDLTGFSCEDLIPCVLSLHQKCFHDDAPKDYRQVSLTAVKQRFEDKRYEEISQEEVLSYGQLCATLGVKQESPEPASFLSTGDIHTFLSSPSGRRTKRKRENSLQEDRGSFVTTPTAELSSQEETLLGSFLDWSLDYCSGYEGDQESEGEKEGDVTAPSGVLDVTVVYLNPEQHCCQESSDEEACPEEEGRQDTQASAPGSQTPWTPGLERPLCSRRGAGKDITTSGYSSVSSTSPTNSADGLGGLARSTSVLSPGSDLNTQPCHHHARKSCVQCRPPSPPESCAPQQQVKRKNLSAHNEEEEDMNLGFLKL from the exons ATGGGGAGCGGAGGCG tgatCCACTGTAGGTGTGCCAAGTGTTTCTGTTATCCTACAAAGCGGAGAATAAGAAGGAGACCCCGAAACTTAACGATCTTGAGTCTCCCTGAAGATGTGCTCTTTCATATCCTGAAATGGCTTTCTGTTGGAGACATCCTCGCTGTCCGAGCT GTTCACTCCCACCTGAAGTACCTGGTGGATAACCATGCCAGCGTGTGGGCATGTGCCAGCTTCCAGGAGCTGTGGCCTTCTCCAAAGAACCTGAAGCTCTTTGAAAG GGCTGCCGAAAAAGGGAATTTTGAAGCTGCTGTGAAGCTGGGCATAGCCTACCTCTACAATGAAGGCC TGTCTGTGTCTGATGAGGCCCGGGCGGAAGTGAACGGGCTGAAGGCCTCTCGCTTCTTCAGTCTCACGGAGCGCCTGAATGTGGGCGCCGCACCCTTCATCTGGCTCTTCATCCGCCCACCTTGGTCGGTGTCCGGAAGCTGCTGCAAGGCCGTGGTTCACGAGAGCCTCAGGATGGAGTGCCAGCTGCAGAAA ACTCACAGAGCGTCCATACTGCACTGCTTGGGGAGAGTGCTGAGTCTTTTTGAG GatgaagagaaacagaagcaggCCCGGGACCTGTTTGAAGAGTCTGCTAATCAGGGGTGTTTGACCAGCTCGTACCTCCTCTGGGAAAGTGACAGAAAGATGGAT ATGTCAGATCCCGGACGATGCCTCCACAGCTTCCGGAAACTCAGGGACTTTGCTGCCAAAGGCTGCTGGGAAGCACAG CTATCTCTAGCCAAAGCCTGTGCACACGGAAACCAGCTCGGACTGGAAGCGAAAGCCTCCAACGAGATAGTCTGCCAGCTGTTCCAGGCCTCCCACGCTGTCAGTAAGCAGAGGGTCTTCTCTGTGCAGAAGGGACTCAATGACACAATGAG GTACATTCTCATCGATTGGCTGGTAGAGGTCGCGACCATGAAGGACTTCTCGAGCCTGTGCCTTCACCTGACCGTGGAGTGTGTGGACCGGTACCTGCGGAGGCGGTTGGTGCCCCGGTACAGGCTCCAGCTGCTGGGCATCGCCTGCATGGTCATGTGCACCCG GTTCATCAGCAAAGAGATCCTGACGATCCGGGAGGCTGTGTGGCTCACAGACAACACGTACAAATACGAGGACCTGGTGAGGATGATGGGAGAGATCATCTCTGCCTTGGAAGGGAAGATTCGA GTCCCCACTGTGGTCGATTACAAGGACGTCCTGCTGACGCTGGTCCCCATGGCGCCAAGAACCCAGCACCTGTGCAGCTTCCTCTGTGAGCTCTCCCTGCTGCACACCAGCCTGGCCGCCTATGCCCCAGCCCACCTGGCTGCAGCCGCCCTGCTCCTGGCGAGGCTGACACATGGGCAGA CACAGCCCTGGACCACTCGGTTATGGGACCTCACTGGGTTCTCCTGTGAAGACCTCATCCCCTGTGTCTTAAGCCTTCATCAAAAGTG CTTCCATGATGATGCCCCCAAGGACTACAGGCAGGTCTCTCTCACCGCCGTGAAGCAGCGATTCGAGGACAAGCGATATGAAGAGATCAGCCAGGAAGAG GTGCTGAGCTACGGCCAGTTGTGTGCAACTCTAGGGGTGAAACAAGAGAGCCCAGAACCCGCGTCTTTCCTCAGCACAGGGGACATTCACACCTTCCTCAGCTCTCCCTCTGGAAGGAGAACCAAGCG GAAACGGGAGAACAGCCTCCAGGAGGACAGGGGCAGCTTTGTCACCACGCCGACCGCAGAGCTGTCCAGCCAGGAGGAGACACTGCTGGGCAGCTTCCTGGACTGGAGCCTGGACTACTGCTCCGGCTACGAGGGCGACCAAGAGAGCGAGGGCGAGAAGGAGGGCGATG TGACAGCTCCCAGCGGTGTCCTCGATGTCACTGTGGTCTACCTGAACCCGGAACAGCACTGCTGCCAGGAATCAAGCGATGAGGAGGCCTGCCCGGAGGAGGAGGGGCGTCAGGACACACAGGCGTCAGCACCAGGCAGCCAGACACCTTGGACCCCAGGGCTCGAGCGCCCTCTGTGCAGCAGGAGGGGGGCAGGCAAGGACATAACGACCTCAGGGTACTCCTCTGTCAGCAGCACAAGTCCCACAAACTCCGCAGATGGCTTGGGGGGCCTTGCCCGATCTACCTCAGTACTGTCCCCGGGCAGCGACTTGAACACACAGCCTTGCCACCATCATGCGAGGAAGTCGTGTGTACAGTGTCGTCCCCCAAGCCCCCCGGAGAGCTGTGCTCCCCAGCAACAGGTGAAGAGGAAAAACCTGTCCGCCCacaatgaggaggaggaggacatgAACTTGGGCTTTTTGAAGCTGTGA